A stretch of Carnobacterium iners DNA encodes these proteins:
- a CDS encoding V-type ATP synthase subunit A, whose translation MNKGRIVSVSGPLVTADGMEEANIQDICKVGKLGLIGEVIEMRNDVASIQVYEETSMIGPGEPVETTGEALSVELAPGMISQMFDGIQRPLDKFMEKTDSNYLVRGVSIKALSRTDKWDFTATVEVGTRVIAGDIVGTVPETKVIVHKVMVPYGVEGTITSIKSGSFDITDTIYTLDTEDGSKEFTMLQKWPVRQGRPTAKKLNPDAPMITGQRVIDTLFPVAKGGAAAVPGPFGAGKTVVQHQIAKWADVDLVVYVGCGERGNEMTDVINEFPELIDPSTGESIMERTILIANTSNMPVAAREASIYTGITIAEYFRDMGYSVAIMADSTSRWAEALREMSGRLEEMPGDEGYPAYLGSRIAEFYERAGKIIALGTEGREGSITAIGAVSPPGGDTSEPVTQNTLRVAKVFWSLDNLLAQKRHFPSINWLSSYSLYSAELGTFIGNKLEKNWTVMVRRTMTLLQDESELQEIVRLVGVESLSETDRLKLEVSKMIREDFLQQNAFDDVDSYTSIEKQYGMLSTILDFQDEALAGMKLGSYFNEIIEGTVAVRERIARSKYIPEERISEFDQLKEDIKNTIHQIVEEGGMDSDA comes from the coding sequence TTGAACAAAGGAAGAATTGTGAGTGTCTCTGGACCATTAGTTACGGCTGATGGAATGGAGGAGGCAAATATTCAAGATATTTGTAAAGTTGGTAAACTTGGGTTAATTGGTGAGGTTATTGAAATGCGTAATGACGTAGCCTCTATTCAAGTTTATGAAGAAACATCGATGATTGGACCTGGAGAACCAGTAGAAACTACTGGAGAAGCCTTATCAGTAGAATTGGCTCCTGGAATGATTTCACAAATGTTTGACGGAATTCAACGTCCGTTAGACAAGTTTATGGAAAAAACAGATAGCAACTATTTAGTCCGTGGTGTGTCAATAAAAGCATTGAGTCGTACGGATAAATGGGATTTCACAGCAACCGTAGAGGTTGGAACTAGAGTTATTGCTGGTGATATTGTAGGTACTGTCCCAGAGACTAAAGTTATTGTACACAAAGTAATGGTGCCTTATGGCGTTGAAGGAACGATAACAAGTATTAAAAGTGGAAGCTTTGATATTACTGATACAATCTATACATTAGATACTGAAGATGGATCGAAAGAATTTACGATGTTACAGAAATGGCCAGTAAGACAGGGCCGTCCAACAGCAAAAAAATTAAACCCAGATGCTCCAATGATTACTGGTCAACGTGTTATTGATACGTTATTCCCAGTAGCAAAAGGAGGAGCAGCAGCAGTACCTGGACCTTTTGGTGCTGGAAAAACTGTTGTACAACACCAAATAGCTAAATGGGCAGATGTCGATTTAGTAGTTTATGTTGGATGTGGTGAGCGTGGTAATGAGATGACGGACGTAATCAATGAGTTTCCAGAATTAATTGATCCTAGTACTGGTGAATCGATTATGGAACGTACGATTTTAATCGCTAATACTTCAAATATGCCGGTTGCGGCTCGTGAAGCCTCAATTTATACAGGTATCACGATTGCAGAATACTTTAGAGATATGGGATACAGCGTGGCAATCATGGCTGACTCAACATCGCGTTGGGCAGAGGCACTTCGTGAGATGTCAGGTCGTTTGGAAGAAATGCCAGGAGATGAAGGGTACCCTGCCTATCTTGGTAGTCGTATTGCAGAATTTTACGAGCGTGCTGGTAAAATTATCGCATTAGGTACAGAAGGTCGTGAAGGAAGTATCACTGCTATTGGTGCAGTTTCGCCTCCAGGTGGAGATACCTCAGAACCAGTAACGCAAAATACATTACGTGTAGCTAAAGTTTTTTGGAGTTTAGATAATTTACTAGCTCAAAAACGTCACTTCCCATCCATTAACTGGTTATCTTCTTATTCATTGTACTCAGCTGAATTGGGGACATTTATTGGAAACAAGTTAGAAAAAAATTGGACTGTTATGGTAAGAAGAACCATGACGCTATTACAGGATGAATCAGAATTACAAGAAATTGTACGTTTAGTCGGCGTTGAATCTCTATCAGAAACGGATAGATTAAAACTTGAAGTATCTAAAATGATTCGTGAAGATTTCTTACAGCAAAATGCTTTTGATGATGTTGATAGCTATACGTCAATCGAAAAACAGTATGGAATGCTCTCTACCATTCTTGATTTCCAAGATGAAGCACTAGCCGGTATGAAATTAGGTTCTTACTTCAATGAGATTATTGAAGGAACTGTCGCTGTTCGAGAAAGAATTGCACGTAGTAAATATATCCCAGAAGAAAGAATTAGCGAATTTGATCAATTAAAAGAAGACATTAAAAATACGATTCATCAAATTGTTGAAGAAGGGGGAATGGACTCAGATGCTTAA
- a CDS encoding V-type ATP synthase subunit F — MAYKIGVVGDKDSILPFKILGFNIFYASEAKEARRMVDQLAKENYGIIYLTEPLGKLIPETIERYDQVVQPAVILIPNHLGSLGIGKKRIQQNVEKAVGQNIL, encoded by the coding sequence ATGGCTTATAAAATAGGAGTAGTTGGCGATAAAGATTCCATTCTCCCTTTTAAAATTTTAGGATTTAATATTTTTTATGCATCGGAAGCTAAAGAAGCTAGACGTATGGTAGACCAATTAGCCAAAGAAAATTATGGGATTATCTATTTAACTGAGCCACTAGGAAAATTAATACCTGAAACAATCGAACGCTACGACCAAGTAGTTCAGCCTGCTGTTATTCTAATTCCGAATCATTTAGGATCTTTAGGTATTGGGAAAAAAAGAATTCAACAAAATGTTGAAAAAGCAGTCGGACAAAATATTTTATAG
- a CDS encoding V-type ATP synthase subunit C yields the protein MEPTAFAGTNARIRVFESNLLKNDQFERMLQSPDFEEALGVLKDTPYRNDVEELKRTKNYDTLLVNELKRMYDELFTISPEPALVELFTLRYSYHNLKVMLKENLTQNDFSSMLIPIGKESISSLKQAVETGKSDELSQEYIISIQEVKTGYEEYHNVQSVDIILDRRYFTHLKQLAKSTRDPKVVDLITMLIDLNNLSTLSRAIKQKRSQNFLTTILSSSGSISKKELIQLGTGNLVDAGKKLADGKYSDIILNSVNPETQELSPVRLDLQTDNAYMEKMKDAKLEVFGPMPILAYIYAKENEVKNLRLILVGKENNLPIKEIRERMRIIYGL from the coding sequence ATGGAACCAACAGCTTTTGCTGGGACTAATGCACGTATTCGTGTTTTCGAAAGTAACCTCCTTAAAAATGATCAATTTGAACGGATGCTACAGTCGCCTGATTTTGAGGAGGCACTAGGTGTGTTAAAAGATACACCCTATCGTAATGATGTCGAAGAGTTGAAAAGAACGAAAAATTACGACACGCTTCTTGTGAATGAGTTAAAACGGATGTACGACGAACTGTTTACGATTAGTCCTGAACCAGCTTTAGTAGAGTTGTTTACACTACGTTATTCTTATCATAATTTAAAAGTAATGTTAAAAGAAAATTTAACACAAAATGATTTTTCTAGCATGCTTATACCGATTGGGAAAGAATCTATTTCATCTTTGAAACAAGCTGTAGAAACAGGGAAATCAGACGAACTAAGTCAAGAGTATATAATTAGCATTCAAGAAGTTAAAACAGGTTATGAGGAGTATCATAACGTTCAATCCGTTGATATTATTTTAGATCGACGTTATTTTACTCATTTGAAACAGTTAGCAAAAAGTACTAGAGATCCTAAAGTAGTTGATTTAATTACAATGCTAATTGACTTAAATAATTTATCTACATTGTCTAGAGCAATTAAACAAAAACGATCTCAAAACTTTTTAACAACGATATTATCTAGTTCAGGAAGTATTTCAAAAAAAGAGTTGATTCAACTTGGTACTGGAAATTTAGTTGATGCGGGTAAGAAACTTGCTGATGGGAAGTACAGTGATATTATTTTAAACTCTGTTAACCCAGAAACGCAAGAACTATCACCCGTAAGACTTGATTTACAAACAGATAATGCTTATATGGAAAAGATGAAAGATGCTAAACTGGAAGTTTTTGGGCCAATGCCGATATTGGCTTATATTTATGCTAAAGAAAACGAAGTTAAAAACTTACGCTTAATTTTAGTGGGAAAAGAAAATAATCTTCCAATAAAAGAAATAAGAGAAAGGATGCGAATCATTTATGGCTTATAA
- a CDS encoding V-type ATP synthase subunit E codes for MSDLKLITDRMIEKKKIEIQETINQTKLEAKETIALAEVKLEEEKIKQLQLIDKRLAEDFEKNQNSLENQRRDEILAKKQHFLYNVFEEAQTTMEKWDEIRFQQFLLSVLEQFKTIETIELVLGEKSSQKVSKTWTDNAVQKGLLVLLSTETIDKKAGFIIKDKTGIQYNYLFDSLITEIRRQIIPSISKKLF; via the coding sequence ATGTCAGATTTAAAACTCATTACTGATCGTATGATTGAAAAAAAGAAAATTGAAATACAAGAGACAATAAACCAGACTAAATTAGAAGCTAAAGAAACTATTGCACTAGCTGAAGTGAAACTGGAAGAAGAAAAAATAAAACAATTGCAATTGATTGATAAACGTTTAGCAGAAGATTTTGAAAAGAATCAAAATAGTTTAGAAAATCAAAGAAGAGACGAGATATTAGCTAAAAAACAACATTTTTTATACAACGTTTTTGAGGAAGCCCAAACAACTATGGAAAAATGGGACGAAATAAGATTCCAACAATTTTTACTTTCCGTTTTAGAGCAGTTCAAAACAATAGAAACTATTGAGTTAGTTCTAGGTGAAAAATCTAGTCAGAAAGTATCTAAAACTTGGACTGATAACGCTGTTCAAAAAGGTCTACTGGTATTATTGTCTACTGAAACGATTGATAAAAAAGCCGGATTTATTATCAAAGATAAAACAGGTATCCAATATAACTATTTGTTTGATTCATTGATTACTGAAATCAGAAGGCAAATAATACCATCTATTTCTAAAAAATTGTTTTAA
- a CDS encoding V-type ATP synthase subunit K: MGNLLTFLTENNGGLFFAAMGIGFATIFSGIGSAKGVGMTGEAAAALTTEQPEKFGQALILQLLPGTQGLYGFVIAFLIYLNTGADTTVAQGLYLLMAAMPIAFTGLFSGIAQGRVASAGIQILAKKPEHATKGIIFSAMVETYAILGFVISFLLVLNV, translated from the coding sequence ATGGGAAACTTGCTAACATTTTTAACTGAAAACAACGGTGGTTTATTTTTTGCAGCAATGGGAATTGGATTCGCAACGATCTTTTCAGGAATCGGTTCAGCTAAGGGTGTAGGTATGACTGGTGAAGCAGCAGCGGCACTAACGACAGAACAACCAGAAAAATTTGGACAAGCTTTGATTCTACAATTGTTACCAGGTACACAAGGCTTATACGGATTCGTTATTGCCTTCTTAATCTACTTGAATACAGGTGCTGATACAACAGTAGCTCAAGGATTGTATTTGCTAATGGCTGCGATGCCAATTGCTTTTACTGGTTTATTCTCAGGTATTGCTCAAGGACGTGTTGCATCAGCAGGTATCCAAATTTTAGCTAAAAAACCGGAACATGCAACTAAAGGTATTATTTTCTCAGCGATGGTTGAAACTTATGCAATCTTAGGTTTCGTAATTTCGTTCTTATTAGTATTAAACGTATAG
- a CDS encoding V-type ATP synthase subunit I codes for MAIAKMKKVTLLAEQTDKDLLLKAVQELQRLELFDLSTLEESTLLDYYSKEKPANERMEYEERLKDIQYSLTYLNQYIPKAGMFAKLKAGREEYTLEELEKSVSITRLKEICDDVSEKEKELIILDQKQKTLNEEELFLRKWEPLSFNPNDLTKFKLTSAFVGTICSGNVSDFKEALKESETNYMDEIFLYKDEAAYLVITAKDNEKVIEEVLNQFQFTKFTYPYKSLPKEELQKNRTENKALQEKERKLKKELLQFSPQLKELQLGEEYYYNLHQREIGKDLLLNGNSLFMLNGWLEEEQFSDLSKLLDEHLGQNNYAIIPEEIKMKEFDIVPVVLKNNKFVEPFESITEMYSLPKYDDIDPTPFMMPFYLVFFGMMSADVGYGLILMVGTLAAQKLFNLDRGTAKFIRFFNLLSYSVIVWGLVYGSFIGYELPIQLLSTTSDVITILIVSVIFGFIQLIYGLLINSGVKWRKQQRASSYVDGMAWVGILLGIGLLVLGMMVFDSPILNLVAYILIGVNVVGIIFVTMLSSESKGLGAALGLYNIYGITGYVGDLVSYTRLMALGISGGSIAAAFNMIVDFLPPVAKFTVGILLFIALHSLNIFLTYLSAYVHTARLQYVEFFGKFYEGGGHALNPLKTFEKHIYLKKDSK; via the coding sequence ATGGCAATAGCTAAAATGAAAAAAGTAACGCTCTTAGCTGAACAAACAGATAAAGACCTTCTACTAAAGGCAGTACAGGAGTTACAAAGACTAGAACTGTTTGATCTGTCTACTTTAGAAGAATCAACGCTTCTTGATTACTACTCTAAAGAAAAACCAGCAAATGAAAGAATGGAATACGAAGAACGATTAAAAGATATTCAATATTCTTTGACTTATTTAAATCAATACATTCCTAAAGCAGGAATGTTTGCTAAATTAAAGGCAGGTAGAGAAGAATACACATTAGAAGAGCTTGAAAAATCGGTTTCGATTACCCGGTTGAAAGAGATTTGCGATGACGTTTCAGAAAAGGAAAAGGAACTCATCATTTTAGATCAAAAGCAAAAAACGTTAAATGAGGAAGAGTTATTCTTGCGTAAGTGGGAGCCTTTAAGTTTTAATCCCAATGACTTGACTAAATTTAAATTGACTTCAGCATTTGTTGGAACAATTTGTTCAGGAAATGTATCGGATTTTAAAGAAGCTTTAAAAGAATCTGAAACTAATTATATGGATGAAATTTTTCTATACAAAGACGAAGCAGCGTATCTAGTTATTACTGCAAAAGATAATGAAAAAGTAATCGAAGAAGTACTAAACCAGTTTCAGTTTACTAAATTCACTTATCCTTACAAATCCTTACCTAAAGAAGAGCTACAAAAAAATAGGACTGAAAATAAAGCACTACAAGAAAAAGAGCGGAAATTGAAAAAAGAATTGTTGCAATTTTCTCCTCAGTTAAAGGAATTACAATTGGGAGAGGAATATTATTACAATCTACACCAAAGAGAAATTGGAAAAGATCTTCTGTTAAACGGCAATAGTCTCTTCATGCTAAATGGTTGGTTAGAAGAAGAACAATTTTCTGATTTGAGCAAACTTTTGGATGAGCATCTTGGGCAAAATAATTATGCTATTATCCCAGAAGAAATTAAGATGAAAGAATTTGATATCGTCCCTGTTGTTTTAAAAAATAATAAGTTCGTAGAACCATTTGAGAGTATTACTGAAATGTATAGTCTGCCTAAATACGACGATATTGATCCGACGCCATTCATGATGCCTTTTTACTTAGTATTCTTTGGTATGATGAGTGCAGATGTAGGGTATGGCTTGATTCTTATGGTTGGGACACTTGCTGCCCAGAAACTATTTAATCTTGATCGTGGAACAGCTAAATTTATTCGCTTTTTCAATCTACTATCTTATTCCGTAATCGTTTGGGGATTAGTTTATGGTAGTTTTATAGGTTACGAATTACCAATTCAACTATTATCTACAACATCTGATGTCATAACGATATTGATTGTTTCTGTAATTTTTGGTTTTATCCAACTGATCTATGGCTTGCTTATTAATAGTGGAGTGAAGTGGAGAAAACAACAACGTGCTTCTAGTTATGTCGATGGTATGGCCTGGGTTGGGATTCTTCTAGGTATAGGCTTACTAGTATTAGGAATGATGGTATTTGATAGTCCAATTCTTAATTTAGTCGCTTACATTCTGATTGGCGTAAACGTTGTTGGAATTATTTTTGTAACGATGTTGTCATCGGAAAGTAAAGGTTTGGGAGCTGCACTTGGCTTGTATAATATTTATGGAATAACCGGTTATGTCGGCGATTTAGTTAGTTATACAAGACTGATGGCTTTAGGTATTTCAGGTGGAAGTATCGCAGCAGCATTTAATATGATTGTTGATTTCCTTCCACCAGTGGCTAAGTTCACTGTTGGAATTCTATTGTTTATTGCTCTACATTCTTTAAATATCTTCTTAACTTATCTGAGTGCGTATGTGCATACAGCAAGATTACAATATGTTGAATTTTTTGGTAAATTTTATGAAGGTGGCGGACATGCACTTAATCCGTTAAAAACGTTTGAAAAACATATTTATTTAAAAAAAGACAGTAAATAA
- a CDS encoding DegV family protein produces MTYKIMTDACCDLPLDFVEENGIHVINMTINLNGNEYLDDLGKTFDREAFFQSVKNGEIATTSQINIGTYFETFKYYIENNEPVLYLAFSSGLSGSYNNAMAAVEMLKEEYGLIEVTVVDTLAACLGEGLLIYEAVQLKKMGKSLVEVAQWIEENKLKLHSWVTVEDIKHLERGGRISAVSATLGTLLNVKPIIIMNRTGNLVPFAKVRGRKKSLQYLVQKTIEGIVEPEKQTLFIGHVGVPEEAIWIKNTILDKMAVKDIQIYPYGPTIAAHTGFGSIAVFSFGEIKK; encoded by the coding sequence ATGACTTATAAAATAATGACAGATGCTTGCTGTGATTTACCACTAGATTTTGTGGAAGAAAATGGCATTCATGTTATTAACATGACAATTAATTTGAACGGCAATGAATACCTAGACGATTTAGGTAAAACATTTGATAGAGAAGCGTTTTTTCAATCAGTAAAAAATGGAGAGATTGCTACAACCTCACAAATAAATATCGGAACTTATTTTGAAACCTTTAAATATTATATTGAGAATAATGAGCCGGTTCTTTATTTAGCCTTTTCATCTGGATTGAGTGGCTCTTATAATAATGCAATGGCAGCTGTTGAGATGTTAAAAGAAGAGTACGGCTTAATCGAAGTTACGGTCGTTGATACTCTAGCCGCATGTCTTGGAGAAGGATTATTGATTTACGAAGCAGTACAGTTAAAAAAAATGGGTAAATCATTAGTAGAAGTTGCGCAATGGATCGAAGAAAATAAGTTGAAACTTCACTCTTGGGTAACTGTAGAAGATATCAAGCATTTAGAACGAGGTGGACGTATTTCAGCTGTTTCAGCAACACTAGGGACATTGTTAAACGTAAAGCCTATTATTATTATGAATCGTACAGGTAATTTAGTCCCATTTGCGAAAGTACGTGGACGCAAAAAATCTTTACAGTATTTAGTCCAAAAAACAATTGAAGGTATAGTAGAACCAGAAAAACAAACGCTTTTTATCGGACACGTAGGTGTACCTGAAGAAGCCATTTGGATAAAAAATACAATTTTAGACAAAATGGCAGTAAAAGATATCCAGATTTATCCTTACGGTCCAACAATTGCTGCTCATACTGGTTTTGGATCTATAGCAGTATTTTCATTCGGTGAGATAAAAAAATGA
- the hisIE gene encoding bifunctional phosphoribosyl-AMP cyclohydrolase/phosphoribosyl-ATP diphosphatase HisIE, which yields MSNYDDLKPDFSQGLLTVILQHYTNKNVLMVGYMNEEAFEITKKEAAVWFYSRSKERLWKKGESSQNVQYVKEMYLDCDQDALLILVDPAGPTCHRNTESYFNIAPAFTLKDIEKIIQDRLKDKEEASYTHYLLTEGTDKIAKKFGEEAIEVIIATKNADKKNTANETADLLYHLGVLLHNQGIAVDDVATVLAERHQKNNNFKGERKDIDVW from the coding sequence ATGTCTAATTACGATGATTTGAAGCCTGATTTTTCCCAAGGATTACTGACGGTTATCTTGCAGCATTACACGAATAAAAACGTCCTAATGGTTGGGTACATGAATGAAGAGGCTTTCGAAATCACAAAAAAAGAAGCAGCAGTTTGGTTTTATTCTAGGAGCAAAGAAAGGCTGTGGAAAAAAGGCGAAAGCAGTCAGAATGTCCAATATGTAAAAGAAATGTATTTGGACTGCGATCAAGATGCTTTGCTTATATTGGTAGACCCAGCAGGACCAACTTGTCACCGAAATACGGAAAGCTATTTCAACATTGCTCCAGCTTTTACTCTGAAAGATATCGAGAAGATCATTCAAGACCGGTTAAAAGATAAAGAAGAGGCTTCCTACACCCATTATCTGTTAACAGAAGGAACCGATAAAATAGCTAAAAAATTTGGTGAAGAAGCAATTGAAGTTATCATTGCCACAAAAAATGCAGACAAAAAAAATACTGCAAATGAAACAGCTGACTTGCTGTACCACCTTGGAGTCTTACTGCATAATCAAGGCATTGCCGTTGATGATGTTGCCACGGTATTGGCGGAGCGCCATCAAAAAAACAACAATTTTAAAGGTGAACGAAAAGATATAGACGTCTGGTAA
- the hisF gene encoding imidazole glycerol phosphate synthase subunit HisF — protein sequence MIKKRIIPCLDVKDGQVVKGIQFKQLRKIGDPVKMAKKYNAFGADELVFLDISATETGHELMIDVIRKTAKELFIPLTIGGGIKNMEDISQLLNAGADKVSLNSFALENPSFIKEASEKFGSQCICIAIDARWEPEEEDWFCYTHGGKKRTPKQTLEWVKEVEALGAGELLVTSMDYDGMRQGFDHRLLRLIEQAVHIPVIASGGGGNAQHFADLFKETDVSAGLAASIFHDEEVSITEVKDSCSKKGVLMRYV from the coding sequence ATGATTAAAAAACGGATTATTCCTTGCTTGGATGTAAAAGACGGCCAAGTGGTCAAGGGTATTCAATTTAAACAATTAAGAAAAATCGGTGATCCGGTTAAAATGGCGAAAAAATACAATGCTTTTGGAGCAGATGAATTGGTGTTTTTGGATATTTCTGCAACTGAAACAGGACATGAACTCATGATTGATGTCATTCGTAAGACAGCTAAGGAATTGTTTATTCCTTTGACTATAGGAGGTGGAATTAAAAATATGGAAGACATCTCCCAGCTGCTCAATGCAGGAGCAGATAAAGTTAGCTTGAATTCTTTTGCATTGGAAAATCCTTCATTTATTAAAGAGGCTAGTGAGAAGTTTGGCTCGCAGTGCATCTGTATTGCAATCGATGCACGATGGGAACCCGAAGAAGAAGATTGGTTTTGCTATACTCATGGCGGAAAAAAACGAACACCTAAGCAAACGCTCGAATGGGTAAAAGAAGTTGAGGCATTAGGTGCCGGGGAATTACTAGTCACCAGTATGGATTACGATGGCATGAGACAAGGTTTTGATCATCGGTTATTGAGGCTAATTGAACAAGCCGTCCATATTCCTGTCATTGCTTCTGGAGGTGGAGGAAACGCCCAGCACTTTGCAGATTTATTCAAAGAGACCGATGTATCTGCCGGATTGGCCGCCTCCATTTTCCATGATGAAGAAGTCTCTATTACTGAAGTAAAAGATAGCTGTTCTAAAAAAGGAGTATTGATGCGTTATGTCTAA
- a CDS encoding HisA/HisF-related TIM barrel protein — MEIGGGIQSGKTIRHYLEAVASYIIVGIKGLQDREWFAKIATRYPGKIYLGLDVKVEKAALNGWTEVSEQNICEVAESVTDLPLGSIVYTDTTKDGKLGGPNRELTVALVRLSKTPYCGIQVVYAVSKILYIKKNPLLLQRLLEKQPARILSGRD, encoded by the coding sequence ATAGAAATCGGTGGGGGAATCCAATCTGGAAAAACCATTCGACATTACCTTGAAGCAGTAGCTTCTTATATCATTGTTGGAATCAAAGGCCTTCAAGATAGAGAATGGTTTGCGAAAATAGCCACACGCTATCCCGGAAAGATTTACTTGGGACTTGATGTGAAAGTAGAGAAGGCTGCATTGAATGGCTGGACAGAAGTCAGTGAACAGAATATTTGCGAGGTTGCCGAATCGGTAACCGATTTGCCTTTAGGAAGTATTGTTTATACAGATACTACAAAAGATGGAAAGCTGGGTGGTCCAAATAGGGAATTAACCGTTGCACTAGTAAGGTTATCCAAAACACCCTATTGTGGGATCCAGGTGGTATACGCAGTCTCAAAGATATTATATATTAAAAAAAATCCGCTGTTACTGCAGCGATTGTTAGAAAAGCAACCAGCACGTATACTTTCTGGGAGGGACTAG
- a CDS encoding HisA/HisF-related TIM barrel protein, whose product MNEIWPVIDLIDNKSVRLIEEDCATKEEMKRTPEETITFYNQHPQVTRINIVDLIGAVKKQPTSSAYIKTFLKKYRSDRNRWGNPIWKNHSTLP is encoded by the coding sequence ATGAATGAGATATGGCCAGTAATCGATTTGATTGACAATAAAAGTGTCCGCCTAATAGAAGAGGATTGTGCAACCAAAGAGGAAATGAAACGAACACCCGAAGAAACGATTACTTTTTATAATCAACACCCTCAAGTCACACGCATCAATATTGTTGATTTGATAGGAGCAGTCAAGAAACAACCAACTTCTAGCGCTTATATCAAAACATTCTTAAAAAAGTACCGTTCCGATAGAAATCGGTGGGGGAATCCAATCTGGAAAAACCATTCGACATTACCTTGA